One Psychrobacillus glaciei genomic region harbors:
- a CDS encoding GNAT family N-acetyltransferase, with product MNIVGEKIILRAIEITDKEVLLDIINDTETEYSLGGWSFPTSSLYQEEWIKAQKPSTHILRCMINDTKDNTTIGTVILSDIDYKNGNAEVHIKLLGNSRGKGYGADTINTLIKYAFNELRLNCVYAHVNAYNIVSQKLFERCGFVKEGILRNRIFKKGEYHNVIALSILKEG from the coding sequence ATGAATATAGTCGGTGAAAAAATAATATTACGTGCTATAGAAATAACTGATAAAGAAGTACTACTAGATATTATAAATGATACTGAGACAGAATATTCACTTGGAGGATGGTCTTTTCCTACTTCAAGTCTTTATCAGGAAGAGTGGATTAAGGCTCAAAAGCCAAGTACACATATCTTACGTTGCATGATTAATGATACCAAAGATAATACAACAATAGGTACAGTTATACTATCAGATATTGATTATAAAAATGGCAATGCAGAGGTTCATATCAAGTTACTAGGAAATTCTAGAGGTAAAGGTTATGGTGCAGATACAATTAATACTTTGATAAAGTATGCATTCAATGAACTAAGGTTGAATTGTGTTTATGCTCATGTTAATGCTTATAATATTGTCTCACAAAAACTCTTTGAAAGATGTGGTTTTGTAAAAGAGGGCATATTAAGGAATAGGATATTTAAAAAAGGCGAATATCATAATGTCATAGCGTTATCAATATTAAAAGAGGGATAA
- a CDS encoding sugar transferase: protein MRNSKGGIYRRFIKRPMDFVLSLIAIFVLSPVLLVVAVLVRTKLGSPVLFKQQRPGLNEKIFKMYKFRTMTDESDSSGELLPDSVRLTRFGRFLRSTSLDELPELFNILVGDMSVVGPRPLAIQYLPYYTLHERIRHSVRPGLSGLAQINGRNTSSWEQRFSYDIDYVNNINFIGDIKIILKTILKAVKRSDIGERGVNSPPDFDKYRKKYEAGGTSK, encoded by the coding sequence ATGAGAAATTCTAAAGGTGGGATTTATAGAAGGTTTATAAAAAGACCAATGGATTTTGTATTGTCTTTGATTGCTATTTTCGTTCTTAGTCCAGTTCTTTTGGTAGTTGCGGTACTTGTTAGAACAAAGCTTGGCAGTCCAGTGTTGTTTAAACAGCAAAGACCTGGTTTGAATGAGAAGATTTTTAAGATGTATAAGTTTCGGACGATGACGGATGAGAGTGATAGTAGTGGTGAACTTCTTCCTGATAGTGTGAGGTTGACTAGGTTTGGGAGGTTTTTGAGGTCAACTTCTTTGGATGAGCTGCCTGAGCTTTTTAATATTTTGGTGGGGGATATGTCTGTTGTTGGGCCGAGGCCGTTAGCTATTCAATACTTACCTTATTACACTTTACATGAAAGAATTAGACATTCTGTTAGACCCGGACTATCAGGATTGGCACAAATAAATGGAAGAAATACTTCTTCATGGGAACAAAGATTTTCCTACGATATAGATTACGTTAATAATATTAATTTTATTGGCGATATAAAAATTATCTTAAAGACAATTTTAAAGGCAGTTAAAAGATCTGACATTGGAGAGCGCGGAGTAAATTCACCACCTGATTTTGATAAATACAGAAAAAAATATGAAGCAGGAGGTACTTCGAAATGA
- a CDS encoding DegT/DnrJ/EryC1/StrS family aminotransferase, with the protein MQDKVFLSSPHMSDEGYEMEYVKEAFDTNWIAPLGENVNEFEKELASKVGSKAAAALSSGTGAIHLALKAAGVESGDIVFCPTLTFSATANPIIYQNAIPVFIDSDYETWNMCPQALEEAFEKYPEVKAVIVVHLYGLSADMDRIVEICKRHNVALIEDAAESLGTYYKGKHTGTFGDYGIFSFNGNKIITTSGGGMLVSNNEERIAKTRFWATQSRDQARHYQHSELGFNYRMSNVVAGIGRGQLKVLDQRVEKKRYIFDFYKRELGGLDGIEFMPSNDWNEPNYWLSSMTLYGKIRPIDVMEALEKENIESRPVWKPMHKQPFFEKYDFVGTDASEKLFENGVCLPSDTKMTDGDLERVVEIVKGLWREQ; encoded by the coding sequence ATGCAAGATAAAGTATTTCTATCATCTCCACATATGAGTGATGAAGGCTATGAAATGGAATATGTAAAAGAAGCATTTGATACAAATTGGATTGCTCCACTTGGAGAGAATGTCAATGAGTTTGAAAAAGAGTTAGCTTCAAAAGTTGGTTCTAAAGCAGCTGCAGCACTTAGTTCTGGTACTGGGGCTATTCATCTTGCACTAAAAGCGGCTGGGGTTGAATCAGGAGATATAGTTTTCTGTCCTACTTTAACATTCTCAGCTACAGCTAATCCGATTATTTATCAAAATGCCATTCCCGTTTTTATAGATAGTGATTATGAAACTTGGAATATGTGCCCGCAAGCATTAGAAGAAGCTTTCGAGAAATATCCAGAAGTGAAAGCAGTTATTGTTGTTCATTTATATGGTTTGTCTGCTGATATGGATAGAATTGTTGAAATTTGTAAGAGACATAATGTTGCTTTAATAGAAGATGCTGCAGAATCTTTAGGAACTTACTATAAAGGAAAGCATACTGGAACTTTTGGGGATTATGGTATCTTTTCTTTTAACGGAAACAAAATTATTACTACATCTGGTGGCGGGATGCTTGTTTCTAATAATGAAGAAAGAATTGCTAAGACAAGATTTTGGGCTACTCAAAGTAGAGATCAAGCAAGACATTATCAACATAGCGAATTAGGGTTTAATTACCGTATGAGTAATGTGGTTGCTGGTATTGGTAGAGGTCAGCTTAAGGTGTTAGATCAAAGAGTAGAGAAGAAAAGATACATATTTGATTTTTATAAGAGAGAATTGGGTGGGCTTGACGGTATTGAGTTCATGCCTAGCAATGACTGGAATGAGCCGAACTATTGGTTAAGTAGCATGACTTTATATGGCAAGATTAGACCAATTGATGTGATGGAAGCACTTGAAAAAGAAAATATTGAGTCAAGACCTGTGTGGAAGCCGATGCATAAACAACCGTTCTTTGAAAAGTATGATTTTGTTGGTACAGATGCTTCTGAGAAGTTGTTTGAAAATGGGGTTTGTTTGCCGTCTGATACGAAGATGACGGATGGGGATTTGGAGAGAGTTGTGGAGATTGTTAAAGGGTTGTGGCGAGAGCAATGA